TTGACCAACGCGAGCACTCTCTACGTTAAAGTTTACTTTGCGAACTGGATTAAAGAGCGCATCCACCGCGATAGTATCGATGGTGTCATCCTGCGACTTATTATCTTCAGCCAAGCTATAGGCGCGGCCAATAGACACATTCAGCGACATCGATAATTCAGCATCATCACGACCAAGCGTCGCAATGACCTGCTCTGGATTGAGCACTTCGACTTCATTCGGGCATGCCAGCATTGCTGCCGTAACTGCCCCAGCGCCTTTAGCATTGAGTGTAACCGTCTTTGGCCCTTGAGCATGCATCAAAAAGCGTAGTTGTTTGATGTTCAGAATAATATCCGTTACATCCTCAACCACACCAGGTACCGTCGTAAATTCGTGCATGACACTATCAATACGAATCGACGTAACCCCAGCGCCTTCAAGGCTCGATAATAATACACGACGGAGCGCGTTCCCGAGAGTTACTCCAAACCCTCTTTCGAGCGGTTCCGCAATAAATTTCCCGTATGAACGGGTGAGCGTTGCCGTGTCGCACGCCAATGCTTTAGGCCTGATAATGTCGTTCCAATTCATCATCATAGTTTAACCGATCCCACTTTGTTTCGTTAGTTGCGACAATTACTTACTGTAAAGTTCGACAATCAGATGTTCAGTGATCGGCTCAGCTACGTCCTCGCGAGCAGGAAGTGCTTTCACCTGGGCGCGAAGAGCTTCCGCGTCAAATTCAAGCCACTGCGGAACAGTCCGTGATGGCCCAGATTCAATACAACCCTTGATAGTATCAAGATTATTTGAACGTTCACGAAGTGTAATAAGATCACCCTGACGTACACGCAGCGAAGGAATGTTAACCTTTTTGCCATTTAGCAGAAAGTGACCATGGGTAACTAACTGACGAGCTGCGCTCCGACTTGGTGCCATTCCAAGACGAAAAACCACGTTATCAAGGCGGGTTTCCAGCAAAATCAACAGATTAGTACCGGTAATCCCTTGCATACGGTTCGCCTTATCGAAGGTCAGACGGAACTGCTTTTCGAGCATACCGTATGAGCGTTTAACTTTTTGCTTTTCGCGCAACTGGACAGCATAGTCACTTAGCTTACTGCGACGCTGACCATGTTGCCCTGGCGCATATCCGCGACGATCAAACGCACACTTGCTTGTTTCGCAGCGAGTTCCTTTGAGATAGAGTTTTGTGTTCTCGCGTCTGCACAGACGGCAAACCGGTCCTGTATATCTAGCCAAACTTTCCCCCTTATACTCTTCTTCTCTTCGGTGGTCTGCAACCGTTGTGCGGGATAGGTGTTACGTCGCGAATCGCAGTAACCTTTAAACCCGCCGCAGCAACA
This Chrysiogenes arsenatis DSM 11915 DNA region includes the following protein-coding sequences:
- a CDS encoding DNA-directed RNA polymerase subunit alpha, whose amino-acid sequence is MMMNWNDIIRPKALACDTATLTRSYGKFIAEPLERGFGVTLGNALRRVLLSSLEGAGVTSIRIDSVMHEFTTVPGVVEDVTDIILNIKQLRFLMHAQGPKTVTLNAKGAGAVTAAMLACPNEVEVLNPEQVIATLGRDDAELSMSLNVSIGRAYSLAEDNKSQDDTIDTIAVDALFNPVRKVNFNVESARVGQNTNYDKLILEVWTDGSVKPDDAIAFAAKIIKDQLAIFINFEESDVPVDLVEDDGDRDELFSILNKSVEELELSVRSYNCLNNINIDTIADLVIKTENELLKTKNFGKKSLLEIKEILKEMNLTLGMNLDELGFVKAPSTGERPQPRPVMDVEDGEDELDDIDEE
- the rpsD gene encoding 30S ribosomal protein S4; the encoded protein is MARYTGPVCRLCRRENTKLYLKGTRCETSKCAFDRRGYAPGQHGQRRSKLSDYAVQLREKQKVKRSYGMLEKQFRLTFDKANRMQGITGTNLLILLETRLDNVVFRLGMAPSRSAARQLVTHGHFLLNGKKVNIPSLRVRQGDLITLRERSNNLDTIKGCIESGPSRTVPQWLEFDAEALRAQVKALPAREDVAEPITEHLIVELYSK